Proteins co-encoded in one Salvia splendens isolate huo1 chromosome 4, SspV2, whole genome shotgun sequence genomic window:
- the LOC121798225 gene encoding protein ANTAGONIST OF LIKE HETEROCHROMATIN PROTEIN 1-like has product MINKFMAFNNNTQYQTPNPEMDLYSLLNRDPEESTSAAAGQQRRLWVKTRSKAWWEHVSSPDYPDEEFRKAFRMGRATFDMICTELEAAVTKKDTTLRQAIPVRQRVAVCIWRLATGEALREVSRRFGLGISTCHKLILEVCAAIRAVLMPKFLQWPDPARAAAIRAGFEAASGIPGVGGAIYTTHIPIIAPKVSVAAYFNKRHTERNQKTTYSVTLQGVVDPNGVFTDICVGWPGSMTNEHVLQKSVLCQRALAGALADTWVVGNSAFPLTDWLLVPYAHQNLTWSQHAFNEKVGEVQEVAKEAFMRLKARWSCLRKRTEMKLLDLPVVLGACCVLHNICEIRNEGIAPELRFELFDDLIAPDDPIRSPEAVHARDQIAHKLLHHNLAGTNFQ; this is encoded by the coding sequence ATGATCAACAAATTCATGGCATTCAACAACAATACCCAATACCAGACTCCCAATCCTGAAATGGACCTCTATTCACTGCTAAACAGAGATCCAGAAGAGTCCACATCCGCCGCCGCTGGTCAGCAGCGGCGGCTGTGGGTGAAAACCCGGTCCAAGGCGTGGTGGGAGCACGTGAGCAGCCCGGACTACCCGGACGAGGAGTTCCGGAAGGCCTTCCGCATGGGCCGGGCCACATTCGACATGATCTGCACCGAGCTCGAGGCCGCGGTCACCAAGAAGGACACCACCCTCCGCCAGGCCATCCCCGTGCGCCAGCGCGTCGCCGTGTGCATCTGGCGCCTGGCGACCGGGGAGGCCCTGCGGGAGGTCTCTAGGCGCTTCGGCTTGGGGATCTCCACCTGCCACAAGCTCATCCTCGAGGTCTGCGCCGCCATCCGGGCCGTCCTCATGCCGAAATTCCTCCAGTGGCCCGACCCGGCCCGCGCCGCCGCAATCCGGGCCGGCTTCGAGGCCGCGTCCGGGATCCCCGGGGTGGGTGGGGCAATCTACACCACCCACATCCCGATCATCGCGCCGAAGGTGAGTGTCGCTGCGTACTTCAACAAGCGCCACACTGAGCGGAACCAGAAGACGACGTACTCCGTCACGCTGCAGGGCGTTGTCGACCCGAACGGCGTGTTCACCGACATATGCGTCGGATGGCCTGGCTCAATGACTAATGAGCACGTGCTCCAGAAGTCAGTGCTCTGCCAGCGCGCCCTGGCAGGCGCGCTGGCAGACACTTGGGTAGTGGGGAACTCAGCCTTTCCACTGACAGACTGGCTGCTGGTTCCCTACGCCCACCAGAACCTGACGTGGTCGCAGCACGCGTTCAACGAGAAGGTCGGGGAGGTGCAGGAGGTGGCGAAGGAGGCGTTCATGCGGTTGAAGGCGAGGTGGAGCTGCCTGAGGAAGCGGACGGAGATGAAGCTGCTTGATTTGCCTGTGGTTCTCGGGGCTTGCTGCGTGCTGCATAACATATGCGAGATTAGGAACGAGGGGATCGCGCCAGAGCTGAGGTTTGAGCTCTTCGACGATCTGATCGCGCCGGATGATCCGATCAGGTCGCCGGAGGCCGTGCATGCGAGAGACCAGATTGCGCACAAGCTATTGCATCATAATCTCGCCGGCACTAATTTTCAATAG
- the LOC121800029 gene encoding uncharacterized protein LOC121800029, translating into MASLLSPPLNLPFNKANDVNVRALATKPLSKRDLFFGKARNVQFPAIKSKASTEADVLDKDSAEAVNDKDDFGLVGMHHVGILCENLERSLHFYQNILGLPINEARPHNKLPYRGAWLWVGAEMIHLMELPNPDPLTGRPEHGGRDRHACLAIRDVSKLKDILDKAGIPYTLSRSGRPAIFTRDPDANALEFTQVD; encoded by the exons ATGGCTTCTCTGCTGAGCCCACCTCTGAATTTACCCTTCAACAAG GCCAATGATGTAAATGTAAGAGCTCTTGCTACCAAACCGCTGTCAAAAAGAGATTTGTTTTTCGGAAAAGCCAGAAATGTTCAATTTCCTGCAATAAAATCCAAAGCATCCACGGAGGCAGATGTGCTTGATAAGGATTCTGCTGAGGCTGTTAACGACAAGGATG ATTTTGGACTTGTTGGCATGCACCATGTTGGAATCTTGTGTGAGAATCTTGAAAGGTCACTGCACTTTTACCAGAATATTCTCG GTCTACCAATAAATGAGGCACGACCACACAACAAGCTCCCCTACAGAGGTGCTTGGTTATGGGTTGGCGCTGAGATGATACATCTTATGGAGCTTCCGAATCCTGACCCATTAACTGGACGGCCAGAACATGGCGGTCGAGACCGCCATGCCTGCCTAGCAATACGAGATGTGTCAAAGCTAAAAGATATCCTCGATAAAGCTG GCATACCCTATACCCTTAGTCGCTCGGGACGGCCAGCAATCTTCACACGGGATCCTGATGCCAACGCGCTCGAGTTTACACAGGTGGACTGA
- the LOC121797627 gene encoding telomere repeat-binding factor 4-like — translation MGNPKQKWTAEEEEALRAGVAKHGAGKWKNIQRDPEFNHLLFARSNIDLKDKWRNLSVASGQGLRDKPKATKGKANPAEAPATPLPTAQTSGSAAPSSKGASSDVVMMDSSKPLPEGIGAAKCTAMIFEALSTLNDLKGSDSSAIASFIEKRYEVPHNFRRSLTSRLRTLVQQDKLEKVNNYYKIKNSAALDTKPPAPAPAPVPRQRDVQPRPIQSVGNLGDTVEESAASTAYKIAEAENKSFVAAESVKEAERVARMAEDQESLLQFAMDCFDLSSRGDILLIS, via the exons ATGGGGAATCCGAAGCAGAAGTGGACGGCGGAGGAGGAAGAGGCGTTACGCGCCGGCGTCGCCAAGCACGGCGCcgggaagtggaaaaatatcCAGAGAGACCCTGAGTTCAACCATCTCCTCTTTGCTCGCTCCAATATTGATCTCAAG GATAAGTGGCGGAATTTGAGTGTTGCTAGTGGCCAAGGGCTAAGAGATAAACCAAAGGCAACAAAGGGGAAAGCCAATCCTGCTGAAGCTCCTGCTACTCCCCTGCCAACTGCACAGACATCGGGCTCTGCTGCTCCGTCATCCAAGGGTGCATCTTCAGATGTAGTCATGATGGATTCTTCAAAGCCCTTGCCTGAGGGGATTGGTGCTGCCAA GTGTACTGCAATGATATTTGAGGCGTTGTCCACTCTTAATGACCTAAAGGGTTCCGACTCTAGTGCAATAGCCAGCTTTATTGAG AAACGGTATGAGGTACCACATAATTTCAGACGGTCACTGACTTCTAGATTAAGGACACTGGTGCAACAAGACAAACTAGAAAAG GTTAACAATTACTACAAGATCAAAAATAGTGCAGCTCTAGACACAAAACCTCCTGCCCCAGCCCCTGCTCCTGTACCTAGACAAAGAGATGTGCAGCCTAGACCGATTCAGAGCGTTGGGAACCTTGGTGATACAGTGGAAGAATCAGCAGCCTCCACTGCCTACAAAATTGCAGAAGCTGAAAACAAATCATTTGTTGCTGCTGAATCCGTGAAAGAGGCCGAGAGAGTAGCTAGAATGGCCGAAGACCAGGAATCACTCCTACAATTTGCAATGGATTGTTTTGATCTAA GTTCTCGCGGTGATATATTACTAATTTCATAG
- the LOC121801313 gene encoding glycylpeptide N-tetradecanoyltransferase 1-like gives MADKNSSSESNKEIPEQDSAALSLSGFRNSLDDIVQQFQGSNPYNQEHKFWESQPVGQFKDVGDSSLPEGPIEQPTPLSEVKQEPYNLPELYEWTLCDMDSDEVCNEVYLLLMNNYVEDDDNLFRFNYTKEFLRWGLRPPGFYQNWHIGVRVKASKKLVAFITGIPVKMSVRGEVVRMAEVNFLCVHKKLRSKRLAPVMIKEVTRRIHLENIWQAAYTAGVLLPTPVATCQYWHRTLNPKKLIDIGFSRLGDRMTMSRTIKLYRLPTSTATPGLRKMELRDVLSVTRLLQTYLSRFVVAPTFDEDEVEHWLLPQENVVESYVVESLETHEITDFFSFYALPSSILNNPSYSTLKAAYSFYNVSTRTPLIQLFQDALVVAKQKDYDVFNALDVMDNEPLMKDLKFGQGDGQLYYYLYNYRLREALKPSELGLVLL, from the coding sequence ATGGCAGACAAAAATTCTTCATCTGAATCCAACAAAGAAATTCCAGAGCAAGACTCTGCTGCTCTTTCGCTTTCTGGCTTTAGAAACTCCCTTGATGATATTGTTCAGCAGTTTCAAGGATCCAACCCTTATAACCAGGAGCATAAGTTCTGGGAAAGCCAGCCTGTTGGGCAGTTTAAGGATGTTGGAGACTCGAGTTTGCCTGAGGGCCCGATTGAGCAGCCAACGCCGTTGTCTGAGGTAAAACAGGAGCCCTACAACCTCCCTGAATTGTATGAGTGGACTCTGTGTGATATGGATTCAGATGAGGTGTGCAATGAGGTTTACCTTTTGTTGATGAATAATTACGTTGAGGATGATGACAACCTATTCAGGTTCAACTATACAAAGGAGTTTCTTAGGTGGGGTTTGCGCCCTCCGGGTTTTTACCAGAATTGGCACATTGGGGTTCGTGTGAAGGCTTCCAAGAAACTCGTTGCTTTTATCACTGGTATTCCGGTGAAAATGAGTGTGCGTGGTGAGGTTGTTCGAATGGCTGAGGTCAATTTTCTGTGTGTGCATAAGAAGCTTAGGTCTAAGAGGCTTgctcctgtgatgatcaaggaAGTGACGAGAAGGATTCATTTGGAAAACATATGGCAGGCTGCGTACACTGCGGGTGTGCTTCTCCCTACACCTGTCGCCACTTGCCAATACTGGCATAGGACGTTAAACCCGAAGAAACTTATTGATATTGGTTTCTCCAGGCTCGGGGATAGGATGACAATGAGCCGAACAATCAAACTCTACAGATTGCCAACTTCAACAGCCACCCCTGGCTTGAGAAAGATGGAGCTCCGAGATGTTCTCTCAGTTACTCGACTGCTGCAAACCTACTTGAGTCGGTTTGTTGTTGCTCCTACCTTTGATGAAGATGAAGTGgagcactggcttcttccacaGGAAAATGTAGTTGAGAGTTACGTAGTGGAGAGCCTAGAGACTCATGAAATAACAGACTTCTTCAGCTTCTATGCTCTCCCTTCCTCTATCCTCAACAACCCGAGTTACTCTACTCTCAAGGCAGCTTACTCGTTCTATAACGTCTCCACAAGGACCCCACTGATTCAGCTGTTTCAGGATGCTCTTGTTGTTGCAAAACAAAAGGATTACGATGTGTTTAATGCGCTTGATGTCATGGATAACGAGCCACTCATGAAGGATCTCAAATTTGGCCAAGGGGATGGGCAACTGTATTACTATCTCTATAACTATCGGCTAAGGGAGGCGTTGAAACCATCAGAACTCGGACTTGTGTTGCTGTGA
- the LOC121800031 gene encoding diacylglycerol O-acyltransferase 1A-like isoform X2, giving the protein MAIMDSPEIVGATSSGAENGGAQHATLRRRLSVPPILGSDSSSPEAESAINDIRGDRNGASLMRNSRGGAAESEDRKQDRELSYGNEDEEEREEKVKEGGESSNAKGTDAMAAKFTFRAAAPAHRKNKESPLSSDAIFKQSHAGLFNLCVVVLVAVNSRLIIENLMKYGWLIKAGFWFSSTSLSDWPLLMCCLCLPVFALAAYLVEKLVKLKYIHEWVAVFLHVIITTAAILFPVVVILRCDSAVLSGVALMLFACIVWLKLVSYAHTNYDLRVLAKSQDKWEAVSRYWNLDYSYDVSFKSLVYFMVAPTLCYQPSYPRTSCIRKGWVVRQLIKLVIFTGFMGFIIEQYINPIVQNSQHPLKGDLLYAVERVLKLSVPNLYVWLCMFYCFFHLWLNILAELLCFGDREFYKDWWNAKTVEEPVHKWMVRHIYCPSLQNGLPKTVAILIAFLVSAIFHELCVAVPCHIFKFWAFSGIMLQVPLVIVTNYLQDKFKNSMVGNMMFWCFFCIFGQPMCVLLYYHDLMNRKASTR; this is encoded by the exons ATGGCGATCATGGACTCGCCGGAGATCGTCGGCGCGACGTCGTCCGGCGCCGAGAATGGCGGCGCGCAGCACGCCACTCTTCGACGGAGGCTCTCCGTTCCGCCTATCCTCGGCTCCGATTCCAGCTCCCCGGAGGCTGAGAGCGCAATCAATGACATCAGAGGTGACAGAAACGGCGCTAGTTTGATGCGGAATTCCCGAGGCGGAGCTGCGGAATCCGAGGACAGGAAGCAGGATAGGGAGTTGAGTTATGGCAacgaggatgaggaggagaggGAGGAAAAAGTGAAGGAGGGTGGAGAAAGTAGTAATGCCAAGGGAACGGACGCAATGGCCGCCAAATTCACGTTCAGAGCAGCGGCGCCTGCTCACCGCAAAAATAAGGAGAGTCCTCTTAGCTCCGACGCTATCTTTAAACAG AGCCATGCTGGTCTGTTCAACCTTTGTGTAGTGGTGCTTGTTGCTGTAAATAGCAGACTTATAATTGAGAATTTGATGAAG TATGGGTGGTTGATCAAAGCAGGATTTTGGTTTAGTTCAACGTCACTTAGTGATTGGCCACTGTTAATGTGTTG TCTTTGTCTTCCAGTTTTTGCGCTTGCTGCATATCTTGTTGAGAAGTTGGTGAAACTAAAATATATACATGAGTGG GTTGCAGTTTTTCTACATGTAATAATTACAACAGCGGCGATCTTGTTTCCGGTTGTTGTCATTCTTAG GTGTGATTCTGCTGTTCTATCTGGTGTTGCGTTGATGCTATTTGCTTGCATTGTATGGCTGAAGCTGGTTTCATACGCACACACAAATTATGATTTGAGAGTACTAGCAAAATCACAGGATAAG TGGGAAGCTGTATCCAGATACTGGAACCTCGACTACTCTTATGATGTTAGCTTTAAGAGTCTGGTTTACTTCATGGTTGCTCCTACATTGTGTTACCAG CCAAGCTACCCTCGAACATCATGCATTCGGAAGGGTTGGGTGGTAAGGCAACTCATTAAACTGGTAATATTCACAGGATTCATGGGATTTATTATAGAACAG TATATAAACCCGATTGTTCAAAATTCTCAACATCCCCTGAAAGGGGATCTTTTGTATGCTGTGGAGAGGGTCTTGAAGCTTTCAGTTCCAAATTTATACGTGTGGCTTTGCATGTTTTACTGTTTTTTTCACCTCTG GCTAAATATACTTGCTGAACTGTTATGCTTTGGGGACCGTGAGTTTTATAAGGATTGGTGGAATGCAAAGACCGTTGAGGAG CCTGTCCATAAATGGATGGTTCGACATATATATTGCCCGTCTCTACAGAATGGGTTGCCTAAG ACGGTGGCAATTTTGATTGCATTTCTTGTTTCTGCAATTTTCCATGAG TTGTGCGTAGCTGTCCCTTGCCACATATTCAAGTTTTGGGCATTCTCTGGTATCATGCTTCag GTTCCTCTTGTAATTGTGACTAATTACTTACAAGACAAGTTCAAAAACTCAATG GTGGGCAATATGATGTTTTGGTGCTTCTTCTGCATCTTCGGTCAACCTATGTGTGTGCTGCTGTACTACCACGACTTGATGAATCGAAAAGCTAGCACAAGGTAG
- the LOC121800031 gene encoding diacylglycerol O-acyltransferase 1A-like isoform X1: MAIMDSPEIVGATSSGAENGGAQHATLRRRLSVPPILGSDSSSPEAESAINDIRGDRNGASLMRNSRGGAAESEDRKQDRELSYGNEDEEEREEKVKEGGESSNAKGTDAMAAKFTFRAAAPAHRKNKESPLSSDAIFKQSHAGLFNLCVVVLVAVNSRLIIENLMKYGWLIKAGFWFSSTSLSDWPLLMCCLCLPVFALAAYLVEKLVKLKYIHEWVAVFLHVIITTAAILFPVVVILRCDSAVLSGVALMLFACIVWLKLVSYAHTNYDLRVLAKSQDKWEAVSRYWNLDYSYDVSFKSLVYFMVAPTLCYQPSYPRTSCIRKGWVVRQLIKLVIFTGFMGFIIEQYINPIVQNSQHPLKGDLLYAVERVLKLSVPNLYVWLCMFYCFFHLWLNILAELLCFGDREFYKDWWNAKTVEEYWRMWNMPVHKWMVRHIYCPSLQNGLPKTVAILIAFLVSAIFHELCVAVPCHIFKFWAFSGIMLQVPLVIVTNYLQDKFKNSMVGNMMFWCFFCIFGQPMCVLLYYHDLMNRKASTR; the protein is encoded by the exons ATGGCGATCATGGACTCGCCGGAGATCGTCGGCGCGACGTCGTCCGGCGCCGAGAATGGCGGCGCGCAGCACGCCACTCTTCGACGGAGGCTCTCCGTTCCGCCTATCCTCGGCTCCGATTCCAGCTCCCCGGAGGCTGAGAGCGCAATCAATGACATCAGAGGTGACAGAAACGGCGCTAGTTTGATGCGGAATTCCCGAGGCGGAGCTGCGGAATCCGAGGACAGGAAGCAGGATAGGGAGTTGAGTTATGGCAacgaggatgaggaggagaggGAGGAAAAAGTGAAGGAGGGTGGAGAAAGTAGTAATGCCAAGGGAACGGACGCAATGGCCGCCAAATTCACGTTCAGAGCAGCGGCGCCTGCTCACCGCAAAAATAAGGAGAGTCCTCTTAGCTCCGACGCTATCTTTAAACAG AGCCATGCTGGTCTGTTCAACCTTTGTGTAGTGGTGCTTGTTGCTGTAAATAGCAGACTTATAATTGAGAATTTGATGAAG TATGGGTGGTTGATCAAAGCAGGATTTTGGTTTAGTTCAACGTCACTTAGTGATTGGCCACTGTTAATGTGTTG TCTTTGTCTTCCAGTTTTTGCGCTTGCTGCATATCTTGTTGAGAAGTTGGTGAAACTAAAATATATACATGAGTGG GTTGCAGTTTTTCTACATGTAATAATTACAACAGCGGCGATCTTGTTTCCGGTTGTTGTCATTCTTAG GTGTGATTCTGCTGTTCTATCTGGTGTTGCGTTGATGCTATTTGCTTGCATTGTATGGCTGAAGCTGGTTTCATACGCACACACAAATTATGATTTGAGAGTACTAGCAAAATCACAGGATAAG TGGGAAGCTGTATCCAGATACTGGAACCTCGACTACTCTTATGATGTTAGCTTTAAGAGTCTGGTTTACTTCATGGTTGCTCCTACATTGTGTTACCAG CCAAGCTACCCTCGAACATCATGCATTCGGAAGGGTTGGGTGGTAAGGCAACTCATTAAACTGGTAATATTCACAGGATTCATGGGATTTATTATAGAACAG TATATAAACCCGATTGTTCAAAATTCTCAACATCCCCTGAAAGGGGATCTTTTGTATGCTGTGGAGAGGGTCTTGAAGCTTTCAGTTCCAAATTTATACGTGTGGCTTTGCATGTTTTACTGTTTTTTTCACCTCTG GCTAAATATACTTGCTGAACTGTTATGCTTTGGGGACCGTGAGTTTTATAAGGATTGGTGGAATGCAAAGACCGTTGAGGAG TATTGGAGAATGTGGAATATG CCTGTCCATAAATGGATGGTTCGACATATATATTGCCCGTCTCTACAGAATGGGTTGCCTAAG ACGGTGGCAATTTTGATTGCATTTCTTGTTTCTGCAATTTTCCATGAG TTGTGCGTAGCTGTCCCTTGCCACATATTCAAGTTTTGGGCATTCTCTGGTATCATGCTTCag GTTCCTCTTGTAATTGTGACTAATTACTTACAAGACAAGTTCAAAAACTCAATG GTGGGCAATATGATGTTTTGGTGCTTCTTCTGCATCTTCGGTCAACCTATGTGTGTGCTGCTGTACTACCACGACTTGATGAATCGAAAAGCTAGCACAAGGTAG